In Mustela lutreola isolate mMusLut2 chromosome 4, mMusLut2.pri, whole genome shotgun sequence, the genomic stretch GGTCTTATTTACTGTCTCTTCCCTTGATTCTTCTAAGTAGGTACTGTTTTCTGTTTACTTATCCCCTAGCTTTAGGCCCTGGAACAATGTTGAACATAGTGTCACTGGCTCTGGTGCCAGACAGGATCAGGGGCTCTGGAATATTTAcagtttcccttcttctgcttccATAAATGAAATGGGCAGTCTGAATGGAGGAAATCAAGGGCCAGCTGGCTACAAACACAACTGGCAACAAAGCACTTGGGATCCTTCCAAGAGCTGGTGTTTAAAGAGAGGCCATTTAAAGAGCAAATTCCAACTACCATAATAACGGTTCAGGACACTAGCTGTAAGATGAAACAATAAATTTTACTCAGCAATATTTCTGTTTCCAAAGTTTAGAACCTATTATATGCTcccttctttttaagaaaattttctagTCTTAGTCAATCCTTAAAAGACCAATCCATTACATCTTAACAAatgacaaatatatattatatactttgagaatgtatatatatgaattctGTGCCACAATGGCCAAAGTGTTATTTTTGCTTAAGCTCATTCctataaaatcaataaaactgttaaGAAATTGAGAagcaaaaggagagaaataagaaATGACACAAGAATTTAGATGGAATGGCATGGCTGACAGCCAAAGAACACTTAAACTAATTTGGGAGGTTATTAATATATCATGAAGCCAATTGACAAAGGCAGATTtcctttgttaaataaaaaaatatttccattctgGTATTTAAGAAAGATTCAATAATCTTCATGGGGAAAAAGCATGTTGGAGTACTACTCAATAAACAATacatggttttttgttgttgttgctgagtCCTGGTAATGACAACCATAGACTGGCTATTTATTAACCCTAGAATCTCTGATAGGTGCCAAATCAGAAATATGTATGAATGCCATATTCAGcgagagaaatttaaaatgtaaataattctaTACATGATGAGACCATAATCATTTCACAATCCAGGAGCAGATGAGTTTGAAGGTGAGCCAACCAAGCTGCCTCTCTTTTTCAAAGATTGAGAAGAGAAATGGAGTAGGGAcccagaaaaaaaagtaaaggggtTCATCAGCTAGGTATGTGCGAGGCATAGCTGTTCTGATGCTATAAATCCCAGAAACGGGTAAAGCCAGTAGATTGAGACCCTCTGGAGGGCATTACCTCGATATAGGGCACAATCTTGCAAGAGAAGTCCTCCAGTAGCCACTTCTTGGTCAGCTCGTGAAAGATGACGAGCGGAAGACAGAAGAAGATGATGAGAAAGTCCCAGAAGGCCAGGTTGGCCAGGAGGGAATTGGAGATGCTCCGCATGTAGTAGTTGTGACACACGATGCACATCACCGCCAGGTTGCCAATGATGCCAGTCCCGAAGATCACCACAGACAAACACATGACTGCATAGGCTCCGTATGACTCCTGGGTCAGCGGGTAGAAGGGGTTCTTGAGTCGCATGCGCCGGTTGGTGCTGTTCCCCCGGCGAGAACCCCCGCGTTCGTGGACCTCTTCCCCTGAGGACCCATTCTGGGCCAGAGCCCTGCCAGGGGGTGCGATCGTCCGCCCTTCGTGCCCCGACGGTCCATTGACCATCTTGGGTGGGGTGTCGTGGTGGGAACCCTGGAGTTTCCCGCCTCTCCTTGGCCAGTAATAAAGGTCGCTGGCTCCGGGTTCTGTCCTCACACTCTGCTCTTGACTGTGCCCAGAAATTGCAGCGCCTCTGGGacccttctcttccccctctgaGGTCTGAAGGAAGAGTTGGAGAGCCGGAGGGTTCCCTCTCCCCAAAGTTCCAGGGGGCTCCTGACCCCAGGCACCTCTCCACCTCCAGGCTGCAGACGACCTGGCTGGAGGTCCCGAGGGTTCCGAGGCCCACGCCTCAGCCCCTCTTCCCGCACCTGGGTCACCGCTCCGGGAGGCCCTTAGGTTCCACAAGGGCGCCGCCCGCACCGCTGccgccttctcctcctccctgggcGCACGGGTTAGCAGAAGGTCTTCTGCAGAATTTCCCAGTCCCCACGCGTCCCTGCTGCGACGCTGGCTCAGTGCAGGTGAACAGTTTTCCCCCGGGCAAGTTTCGTTCCTGGGCGATGGAGCGGACGGGAGGGCAGGCGAGGCAGAAACCTTGAGGAGTATCAGAAGCAGCAGCCGCAAGGTGCGGACAAGAGGCGCGCCCGGGGCCCGCATGGCTCGGTGAGGGCGCCACCCTGCAGCCGCGGTTCCTGGTTAGGACCGACACCTGCTGCCTAAGTTGCTGCTGAGAGTTAGACTCATGTCACAACTCACCCCCGCCCCTGCAGCGAGGGACGGGAGCTTACGGGGAGGCTGGGGGATGGGTCTTGGGTCACAAGCCCTCCCCCTCTACAAGCCTTCCTCTTTTGGCTTTCCGTGCATTTCTCGGCCAAATCCAACCCGAGCGCTGCGTATCCCCAAGGTTCAGAGAGGGAATCGCTGCTCCCGGTGGCTGACCTTGAAAAGTTGCAACAACACCTGATTGTTGATTAATGTTGCGACTGGGAGAAGCCCGGACCAAGCCC encodes the following:
- the GPR37 gene encoding prosaposin receptor GPR37, whose product is MRAPGAPLVRTLRLLLLILLKVSASPALPSAPSPRNETCPGENCSPALSQRRSRDAWGLGNSAEDLLLTRAPREEEKAAAVRAAPLWNLRASRSGDPGAGRGAEAWASEPSGPPARSSAAWRWRGAWGQEPPGTLGRGNPPALQLFLQTSEGEEKGPRGAAISGHSQEQSVRTEPGASDLYYWPRRGGKLQGSHHDTPPKMVNGPSGHEGRTIAPPGRALAQNGSSGEEVHERGGSRRGNSTNRRMRLKNPFYPLTQESYGAYAVMCLSVVIFGTGIIGNLAVMCIVCHNYYMRSISNSLLANLAFWDFLIIFFCLPLVIFHELTKKWLLEDFSCKIVPYIEVASLGVTTFTLCALCIDRFRAATNVQMYYEMIENCSSTTAKLAVIWVGALLLALPEVVLRQLSKEDLGFSGRAPAERCVIKVSADLPDTIYVLALTYDSARLWWYFGCYFCLPTLFTITCSLVTARKIRKAEKACTRGNKRQIQLESQMNCTVVALTILYGFCIIPENICNIVTAYMATGVSQQTMDLLYIISQFLLFFKSCVTPVLLFCLCKPFSRAFMECCCCCCEECIQKSSTVTSDDNDNEYTTELELSPFSTIRREMSTFASVGTHC